In Holophagales bacterium, one DNA window encodes the following:
- a CDS encoding Hsp70 family protein, which yields MPLVGIDLGTTFSCVACVGDGGVPTVIRDGQGNTEVPSVISFDGRDAYVGCAAVERKGVLPHTIFELFKRDIGKPLDSAHGGAAPYEVGGFKFGAAGMSAILLRYLKKQAIRHFRKTGELDETDDRKVALDAVITVPASFGDKERNETKLAGEAAGFRVVGMINEPTAAALAFGLGRKEELRILVFDLGGGTFDATLLRMASGVATVEATRGDNSLGGKDFDDLIERYLAAAAFRATGVHVPEERGFELQRHARRAKHELSECEQVEVAMTHGGEDLVLTLHRKSTHSSLRVRPSGENHEFYFEERSTDLLHRCRAICETLFDEVSIETKAGTRRVRWSDIDEIVLAGGSCRMPMIAEMIERVSGKRVQRHIEGFSYDTAIAVGAALYGVHREDVSDVLSHGMGVKVLEDGRPRVDCLVERDTRVPVTAERSYRAPAGAVLEVYEGESRAPDECELRGRLELNNPEGQVRIEMAWSSDGILRVLADFPPHGRRELEIKNEDFQFGRRLALLRERVASLTVHA from the coding sequence ATGCCTCTCGTTGGAATCGACCTCGGAACCACCTTCAGCTGCGTCGCGTGCGTGGGCGACGGCGGCGTTCCAACCGTCATAAGAGACGGCCAAGGCAATACGGAGGTCCCATCCGTGATCTCGTTTGACGGGCGAGATGCGTATGTTGGCTGCGCAGCTGTGGAGAGGAAAGGAGTTCTCCCGCATACCATTTTCGAGTTGTTCAAGCGCGACATTGGGAAGCCCCTCGACTCTGCACATGGAGGGGCGGCCCCTTATGAGGTTGGAGGCTTCAAGTTCGGCGCGGCGGGAATGTCGGCGATTCTCCTTCGGTACCTGAAGAAGCAGGCCATCAGGCACTTTCGCAAGACAGGAGAACTCGATGAGACAGACGATCGGAAGGTTGCGCTTGACGCTGTGATTACTGTTCCTGCGTCTTTTGGGGACAAGGAGCGCAACGAAACGAAACTGGCTGGGGAGGCTGCAGGGTTTCGTGTAGTCGGGATGATCAACGAGCCGACTGCAGCAGCCCTCGCTTTTGGCCTGGGCAGGAAGGAGGAGCTGCGCATCCTCGTGTTCGACCTCGGTGGAGGGACATTCGATGCGACCCTCCTCCGGATGGCAAGTGGAGTTGCCACGGTTGAGGCGACTCGCGGAGACAACTCGCTCGGCGGGAAGGACTTCGATGATCTCATCGAGAGGTACCTAGCTGCTGCTGCCTTCCGCGCAACGGGAGTTCACGTTCCCGAGGAACGGGGGTTCGAGCTTCAGAGACACGCGAGGCGAGCGAAGCACGAACTAAGCGAATGCGAGCAGGTTGAAGTCGCCATGACGCACGGCGGAGAGGACTTGGTACTCACACTCCATCGCAAGTCTACTCACTCGTCTTTGAGAGTGCGGCCCTCGGGAGAGAATCATGAATTCTACTTCGAGGAGCGCTCAACGGATCTTCTTCATCGATGCCGAGCAATCTGCGAAACGCTCTTCGACGAGGTCAGCATCGAGACGAAGGCTGGTACTCGAAGGGTGAGATGGTCTGATATCGACGAGATTGTACTCGCAGGTGGTTCCTGTCGGATGCCCATGATCGCGGAGATGATCGAGAGGGTCTCCGGGAAGAGGGTGCAGCGACACATTGAGGGATTCAGTTACGACACGGCAATCGCGGTTGGTGCTGCCCTGTACGGAGTCCATCGCGAGGACGTCTCAGATGTCCTTTCACACGGAATGGGAGTCAAGGTTTTGGAGGACGGGAGACCCAGGGTCGACTGCCTCGTTGAGAGGGACACTCGAGTCCCGGTCACGGCCGAGCGCAGCTATCGGGCTCCCGCGGGCGCGGTATTGGAGGTATACGAGGGCGAATCGCGAGCGCCTGACGAGTGTGAGTTGCGCGGTCGCCTCGAGCTGAACAACCCGGAGGGACAGGTCCGAATCGAGATGGCATGGAGTTCGGACGGAATTCTAAGAGTGCTGGCCGACTTCCCGCCCCATGGCCGCCGGGAATTGGAGATTAAGAACGAGGACTTTCAGTTCGGGCGACGTCTCGCACTTCTAAGGGAGAGAGTTGCCTCCCTCACAGTCCACGCATGA
- a CDS encoding SpoIIE family protein phosphatase, which produces MKSTSRRSLALAAGLVVSALLGLSDWPVLAPLGKAVAALLALVALLWTVRVVWRRLLWRVGRRLAFSYFLVGVLPIPMLVLLIVVGGYLLSGAFLGHLYRDAASSVVGELAATAELAATRLQAGDAPAKLVASRADDPVHLAIYRQGRRVAGSELAPSSFPAWMVGAETPRTTRREPNPTFVALADGTLALATARLRGSFGVVALRSNGLDEALQAAIDARVSLFRSDDPRRKPVTFFEFGGRRVALRQLRFGSTPAERAAFYARFPPRLAGAPSWRERPWIEWVELSGAVRALDSGTEVADYAAAALVASPEALREHLLASSAEVDTTAWLLFLGLAAVLLDIYVVAAAIALTMIFGLSRAVNRLSSATEALRRGDFQNRIRVRRRDQLGELQRSFNAMAAHLEELVATAAQKEVLDKELELAQRIQQDLLPRETLKLAGVRFSTSFEPSAAIGGDYFDILRIDDTAIAVVIADVAGHGLPAGLRMAMLKAALRILVENGETPRNTLSRLGDMIRSERRTFVTATLARFEPADGRLLLINAGHPPCYRIHAGGVEEILLPSPPLGLLGQAFGERELRLGDGESMVWLSDGLIEARNAAGEPFGYERVAAALAGPATPPEAVRDRLLAAVLAFIGKEPVEDDRTVVVLSYRPEVTPKSS; this is translated from the coding sequence ATGAAATCCACCTCCCGTCGCTCGCTCGCGCTCGCCGCGGGCCTGGTCGTCTCGGCGCTCCTCGGCCTCAGCGACTGGCCGGTGCTCGCCCCGCTCGGCAAGGCCGTGGCGGCGCTCCTGGCGCTCGTCGCCCTGCTCTGGACGGTGCGCGTCGTCTGGCGGCGGCTGCTCTGGCGCGTCGGTCGCCGCCTGGCGTTCTCCTACTTCCTCGTCGGCGTGTTGCCGATCCCGATGCTCGTCCTGCTCATCGTCGTCGGCGGCTACCTGCTGTCCGGGGCCTTCCTCGGTCACCTCTACCGCGATGCCGCGAGCTCCGTGGTCGGCGAGCTCGCCGCCACCGCCGAGTTGGCGGCGACGAGGCTGCAAGCGGGCGACGCACCCGCCAAGCTCGTCGCGTCGCGGGCCGACGACCCGGTTCACCTGGCGATCTACCGGCAGGGGCGACGGGTCGCCGGCAGCGAGCTCGCACCCTCCTCGTTCCCCGCCTGGATGGTCGGCGCCGAGACCCCACGCACGACACGACGTGAGCCGAATCCGACGTTCGTCGCGCTTGCCGACGGCACGCTCGCCCTCGCGACCGCGCGCCTTCGCGGCAGCTTCGGCGTCGTCGCTCTCCGCTCCAACGGGCTCGACGAGGCGCTGCAGGCGGCGATCGACGCACGCGTCAGCCTCTTCCGCTCCGACGACCCACGCCGCAAGCCGGTGACGTTCTTCGAGTTCGGCGGCCGGCGGGTGGCGCTGCGGCAGTTGCGCTTCGGTTCGACCCCGGCCGAACGCGCGGCGTTCTACGCGCGCTTCCCTCCGCGGCTGGCCGGAGCGCCGAGCTGGCGCGAGCGGCCCTGGATCGAGTGGGTGGAGCTCTCCGGCGCGGTGCGCGCGCTCGACTCCGGCACCGAGGTGGCCGACTACGCCGCGGCGGCGCTCGTCGCCTCGCCGGAGGCTCTGCGCGAGCACCTGCTGGCCAGCTCGGCGGAGGTCGACACGACCGCCTGGCTCCTCTTTCTCGGCCTGGCGGCGGTGCTGCTCGACATCTACGTGGTCGCCGCGGCCATCGCCCTGACGATGATCTTCGGGCTCTCGCGCGCCGTCAACCGGCTCTCGTCGGCGACCGAGGCGCTCCGGCGGGGCGACTTCCAGAACCGCATCCGCGTCCGGCGCCGCGACCAGCTCGGCGAGCTCCAGAGGTCGTTCAACGCCATGGCAGCGCATCTCGAGGAGCTCGTCGCCACGGCGGCCCAGAAGGAGGTGCTCGACAAGGAGCTCGAGCTGGCGCAACGCATCCAGCAGGACCTGCTGCCGCGCGAGACCCTCAAGCTCGCCGGCGTGCGCTTCTCCACCTCCTTCGAGCCCAGCGCCGCGATCGGCGGCGACTACTTCGACATCCTGCGCATCGACGACACGGCGATCGCCGTGGTGATCGCCGACGTCGCCGGGCATGGACTCCCAGCCGGTCTGCGCATGGCGATGCTCAAGGCCGCCCTGCGCATCCTCGTCGAGAACGGCGAGACGCCGCGCAACACGCTCAGCCGTCTGGGAGACATGATCCGCTCCGAGCGCCGGACCTTCGTCACCGCGACGCTCGCCCGCTTCGAGCCTGCCGACGGGCGCCTCCTGCTGATCAACGCCGGCCATCCGCCCTGCTACCGCATCCACGCCGGCGGCGTCGAGGAGATCCTGTTGCCGAGCCCGCCGCTCGGCCTCCTCGGTCAGGCGTTCGGCGAGCGCGAACTGCGCCTCGGCGACGGCGAGTCGATGGTCTGGCTGTCGGACGGACTGATCGAGGCCCGCAACGCCGCCGGCGAGCCGTTCGGCTACGAGCGGGTCGCCGCCGCACTGGCGGGACCTGCCACTCCGCCCGAGGCGGTGCGCGACCGCCTGCTCGCCGCCGTTCTCGCCTTCATCGGCAAGGAGCCGGTCGAGGACGACCGCACGGTGGTCGTGCTCTCCTACCGCCCGGAAGTCACGCCGAAGAGCTCGTAG
- a CDS encoding lytic transglycosylase domain-containing protein, whose amino-acid sequence MTDSIPAPERRFGDLRWHALLRAAVASGLLAVAPSGADLVVLTGGDILKVRSYEVVGERAKLELAAGGRIELSLLRVERVVDDEIEESAVEEPEPPAPLSPFSLRFVPDADTTARPFGAEISAAGQRHDLNPRLIAAVVAAESGYRARAVSNKGARGLMQLMPATALRFDVTPHELFDPARNLEAGARYLRWLLDRYAGRLHLALAAYNAGEGAVDRYDGVPPYRETRRYVRRVYELFGVTSGR is encoded by the coding sequence ATGACCGATTCCATCCCCGCGCCTGAGCGGCGGTTCGGCGACCTCCGGTGGCACGCCCTCCTGCGGGCGGCGGTGGCGTCGGGATTGCTCGCGGTCGCACCGAGCGGCGCCGACCTGGTCGTTCTGACCGGGGGCGACATTCTCAAGGTGCGCTCCTACGAGGTCGTCGGCGAGCGGGCGAAGCTCGAGCTCGCCGCGGGCGGCCGGATCGAGCTCTCCCTGCTCCGCGTCGAGCGGGTGGTGGACGACGAGATCGAGGAGTCTGCGGTCGAGGAGCCCGAGCCTCCGGCGCCGCTCTCTCCCTTCAGCCTGCGTTTCGTGCCCGATGCCGACACGACGGCGCGGCCGTTCGGCGCAGAGATCTCCGCGGCGGGTCAGCGGCACGATCTGAACCCGCGGTTGATCGCCGCGGTCGTCGCCGCCGAGTCCGGCTACCGGGCGCGAGCCGTGTCGAACAAGGGGGCGCGAGGGCTGATGCAGCTCATGCCGGCGACCGCCCTGCGCTTCGACGTGACGCCGCACGAGCTCTTCGACCCGGCGCGCAACCTGGAGGCCGGGGCACGTTACCTGCGCTGGCTGCTCGACCGCTATGCCGGGCGGCTGCACCTGGCCCTCGCCGCCTACAACGCCGGCGAAGGGGCGGTCGACCGCTACGACGGCGTGCCGCCGTACCGGGAGACGCGGCGCTACGTTCGGCGGGTCTACGAGCTCTTCGGCGTGACTTCCGGGCGGTAG
- a CDS encoding NADH-quinone oxidoreductase subunit D — protein sequence MPVATAMPTPLLERFPAGSVVPEEGLDQPTWVVAREVLPELARALRDDPATRFDMLLDLCGVDFPDRDERFEAVYHLYSVPRAERLRLKVRVREDDPVLPSLVGVWKAVDWFEREAWDMFGLRFEGHPNLRRLLCHDGFQGHALRKDYDPARRWILTEDKIFHPKPEAPETEDSMFERMTINIGPSHPAMHGTFRFVATLDGEQIVASEVEVGYLHRCFEKMSETHSWQQVIPYTDRLNYCSSFINNVAYCRTVEKMLGVVVPPKAVWARTILSEFSRVMDHCVANGSTLVDLGALTNFWYFFQPREEIYGLLESVCGARLTVSACRIGGLLADLPPDFEAHCRRLLETVPPLVDDVDGLVAKNRIFLDRAVGIAAISGEDAVNWGWTGPCLRASGVGYDVRRAHPYDLYDTVEWEVPVFHGGDVFDRYRQRMAEIKQSLSIIRQLLDRGMPEGPYIVDDPHVALPSKEACYNQMESMIYHFKLIMDGIQVPAGECYVPTEGANGELGFYILSDGGAKPYRVKVRPPCLPIFSTFSTLMKGHTVSDVIATLGGLNIIAGELDR from the coding sequence GTGCCGGTAGCGACCGCGATGCCAACGCCGCTGCTTGAGCGCTTCCCTGCCGGGAGCGTCGTCCCCGAAGAGGGTCTCGACCAGCCCACCTGGGTGGTGGCTCGGGAGGTCCTGCCGGAGCTCGCCCGCGCTCTGCGGGACGACCCGGCGACCCGCTTCGACATGCTGCTCGACCTCTGCGGCGTCGACTTCCCGGATCGTGACGAGCGTTTCGAGGCGGTCTATCACCTCTACTCGGTGCCACGGGCGGAGCGGCTGCGTCTGAAGGTGCGGGTGCGCGAAGACGACCCGGTGCTGCCCTCGCTCGTCGGCGTCTGGAAGGCTGTCGACTGGTTCGAGCGCGAAGCCTGGGACATGTTCGGGCTGCGCTTCGAGGGCCACCCGAACCTGCGCCGGCTCCTCTGTCACGACGGCTTCCAGGGGCACGCGCTGCGCAAGGACTACGACCCGGCGCGGCGCTGGATCCTCACCGAGGACAAGATCTTCCATCCGAAGCCCGAGGCCCCGGAGACCGAGGACTCGATGTTCGAGCGGATGACGATCAACATCGGCCCTTCGCATCCGGCGATGCACGGCACGTTCCGCTTCGTCGCCACGCTCGACGGCGAGCAGATCGTCGCCTCGGAGGTCGAAGTCGGCTACCTCCATCGCTGCTTCGAGAAGATGTCGGAGACCCACAGCTGGCAGCAGGTGATCCCCTACACCGACCGGCTGAACTACTGCTCTTCGTTCATCAACAACGTCGCCTACTGCCGCACGGTGGAGAAGATGCTGGGGGTCGTCGTGCCGCCGAAGGCGGTCTGGGCGCGCACCATCCTCTCCGAGTTCTCGCGCGTCATGGACCACTGCGTGGCCAACGGCTCGACGCTCGTCGACCTCGGCGCGTTGACCAACTTCTGGTACTTCTTCCAGCCGCGAGAGGAGATCTACGGGCTGCTCGAGTCGGTGTGCGGGGCGCGCCTGACCGTGTCGGCCTGCCGGATCGGCGGACTGCTCGCCGACCTGCCGCCCGACTTCGAAGCGCACTGCCGGCGGCTGCTCGAGACCGTGCCGCCGCTCGTCGACGACGTCGACGGCCTGGTGGCGAAGAACCGCATCTTCCTCGACCGCGCCGTCGGCATCGCCGCGATCAGCGGAGAGGATGCCGTCAATTGGGGTTGGACCGGCCCCTGCCTGCGGGCCTCGGGGGTCGGCTACGACGTGCGCCGCGCCCATCCCTACGACCTCTACGACACGGTGGAATGGGAGGTTCCGGTCTTCCACGGCGGCGACGTGTTCGACCGCTACCGCCAGCGCATGGCGGAGATCAAGCAGTCGCTGTCGATCATCCGCCAGCTGCTCGACCGTGGGATGCCCGAGGGCCCGTACATCGTCGACGATCCGCACGTGGCGCTTCCTTCGAAGGAGGCCTGCTACAACCAGATGGAGTCGATGATCTACCACTTCAAACTGATCATGGACGGCATCCAGGTCCCGGCCGGTGAGTGCTACGTGCCTACGGAAGGGGCCAACGGCGAGCTCGGTTTCTACATCCTGAGCGACGGGGGAGCCAAACCGTATCGCGTCAAGGTGCGGCCGCCCTGCCTGCCGATCTTCTCCACCTTCTCGACGCTGATGAAGGGGCACACCGTCTCGGACGTGATCGCCACGCTCGGCGGGCTCAACATCATCGCGGGGGAGCTCGACCGATGA
- a CDS encoding 2-isopropylmalate synthase: MQPRESELVHDWNRAGELPLPARGRVLLNDETLRDGLQSPSVRTPSIEQKVEILHGLVELGIDALDIGLPGAGPHVARDVERLAREIAERRLPISPNCAARTVRADIEPIVEIAQRTGLAIEVACFLGSSPIRQYTEGWELDRMLRLTREAIELAVGEGLPVMYVTEDTTRAAPEDLRRLYTEAVAAGARRVCIADTVGHATPVGARNVTRFIRSVVDATGVAVEVDWHGHDDRGLAVANAIAAAEAGADRLHGTLLGIGERVGNTQLDQLLVNFQLMGWIDRPLDRLGALCAEVAATTGIPIPDNYPIVGRDAFRTQTGIHAAAILKAKAKGDDWLADRIYSGIPAAMIGRRQEVEVGPMSGQANVVYWLTERGLSAPPDLVQAIFRRAKSATEVLSEAEIVELCRLHSKAGSP, encoded by the coding sequence ATGCAGCCGCGCGAGAGCGAGCTGGTCCACGACTGGAACCGCGCGGGCGAGCTCCCGCTTCCGGCCCGCGGAAGGGTGCTGCTCAACGACGAGACGTTGCGCGACGGGCTGCAGTCGCCCTCGGTGCGCACGCCGTCGATCGAGCAGAAGGTCGAGATCCTGCACGGGCTCGTCGAGCTGGGCATCGACGCGCTGGACATCGGTCTGCCCGGCGCCGGTCCGCACGTGGCGCGCGACGTCGAACGGCTGGCGCGCGAGATCGCCGAGCGGCGGCTGCCGATCTCGCCCAACTGTGCCGCGCGGACCGTGCGCGCCGACATCGAGCCGATCGTCGAGATCGCCCAGCGCACCGGCCTGGCGATCGAGGTCGCCTGCTTCCTCGGCTCGAGTCCGATCCGCCAGTACACCGAGGGATGGGAGCTCGACCGCATGCTGCGGCTCACCCGCGAAGCGATCGAGCTCGCCGTCGGCGAGGGGTTGCCGGTGATGTACGTCACCGAGGACACCACCCGCGCCGCGCCCGAGGATCTGCGGCGGCTCTACACCGAGGCGGTGGCTGCCGGCGCGCGGCGGGTGTGCATCGCCGACACGGTCGGGCATGCGACGCCGGTCGGGGCGCGCAACGTGACGCGGTTCATCCGCTCGGTGGTCGACGCCACCGGCGTGGCGGTGGAGGTCGACTGGCACGGCCACGACGACCGCGGTCTGGCGGTGGCCAACGCGATCGCCGCGGCGGAGGCCGGGGCCGACCGCCTGCATGGGACCCTGCTCGGCATCGGCGAACGGGTGGGCAACACACAGCTCGACCAGCTGTTGGTCAACTTCCAGCTCATGGGCTGGATCGATCGGCCGCTCGATCGGCTCGGGGCGCTCTGTGCCGAGGTCGCGGCGACGACCGGCATTCCGATTCCGGACAACTACCCGATCGTCGGGCGCGACGCTTTTCGGACGCAGACCGGGATCCACGCCGCCGCGATCCTCAAGGCGAAGGCCAAGGGCGACGACTGGCTCGCCGACCGGATCTACTCCGGCATTCCGGCGGCGATGATCGGCCGGCGCCAGGAGGTCGAGGTCGGACCGATGAGCGGACAGGCCAATGTCGTCTACTGGCTGACCGAGCGCGGGCTCTCGGCACCGCCCGATCTCGTCCAGGCGATCTTCCGCCGCGCCAAGTCCGCCACCGAGGTGCTGTCGGAGGCGGAGATCGTCGAGCTCTGCCGGTTGCACTCGAAGGCCGGATCGCCCTGA
- a CDS encoding MBL fold metallo-hydrolase: MWIERLTVGPLEENCYLLGAASGSELAVVDPGAESPRIVQAIEHSGRKPMAILLTHGHVDHISHCAHLAERFGIGVRIHRADLPYLEAPQWPELEALLGARPCPAPAGWLVEGERLEVAGLSLEILHTPGHTPGGVCLVERTSRQIVCGDTLFRGSVGRTDLPGGDSQALVRSIREKLFALEGDFLLWPGHGPETWLEAERRDNPFVGRDARPFFA; encoded by the coding sequence ATGTGGATCGAACGACTCACCGTCGGCCCCCTGGAAGAGAACTGCTACCTGCTCGGTGCCGCCTCGGGCTCCGAGCTCGCCGTGGTCGACCCGGGAGCCGAGAGCCCGCGCATCGTCCAGGCGATCGAACACTCGGGGCGGAAGCCGATGGCGATCCTGCTCACCCACGGCCACGTCGACCACATTTCGCACTGCGCTCACCTCGCCGAGCGCTTCGGCATTGGCGTGCGCATCCATCGCGCCGACCTGCCATACCTCGAAGCACCCCAGTGGCCCGAGCTCGAAGCGCTGCTCGGAGCGCGTCCCTGTCCGGCGCCGGCAGGATGGCTGGTGGAGGGCGAGCGGCTCGAGGTCGCCGGTCTCTCGCTCGAGATCCTGCACACGCCCGGGCATACCCCCGGCGGCGTCTGCCTCGTCGAGCGAACCTCCCGGCAGATCGTCTGCGGGGACACGCTCTTTCGCGGCAGCGTCGGGCGAACCGATCTCCCGGGGGGGGACTCCCAGGCGCTCGTCCGCTCGATTCGCGAGAAGCTCTTCGCGCTCGAGGGCGACTTCCTCCTCTGGCCGGGGCACGGTCCGGAGACCTGGCTCGAGGCGGAGCGACGCGACAACCCGTTCGTCGGTCGGGACGCGCGACCGTTTTTCGCGTGA
- the nuoB gene encoding NADH-quinone oxidoreductase subunit NuoB, with product MQLTGESWITTQLSAVSDWAQKNSFWPIPFGTACCAIEFMGVVSSTYDMSRFGYEVVRFSPRQSDLMIVAGTITDKMAPVLKKIYDQMPDPKWVVSMGACACSGGFYRAYHVMQGIDEIIPVDVYVPGCPPSPEGLMYGILQLKEKVGRDRKARLKREKARAGSDRDANAAA from the coding sequence ATGCAGCTTACCGGGGAATCCTGGATCACCACGCAGCTCTCGGCGGTTTCCGATTGGGCGCAGAAGAACTCCTTCTGGCCGATTCCCTTCGGGACGGCCTGCTGCGCGATCGAGTTCATGGGCGTGGTGTCCAGCACCTACGACATGTCGCGCTTCGGCTACGAGGTCGTGCGGTTCTCGCCCCGCCAGAGTGACCTGATGATCGTCGCCGGTACCATTACCGACAAGATGGCTCCGGTGCTCAAGAAGATCTACGACCAGATGCCCGATCCGAAGTGGGTCGTGTCGATGGGCGCCTGCGCCTGCTCGGGCGGCTTCTACCGCGCCTACCACGTCATGCAGGGGATCGACGAGATCATTCCGGTCGACGTCTACGTGCCGGGCTGTCCGCCGTCGCCCGAAGGGCTCATGTACGGCATCCTGCAACTGAAGGAGAAGGTGGGCCGCGACCGCAAGGCCCGGCTCAAGAGGGAGAAGGCCCGTGCCGGTAGCGACCGCGATGCCAACGCCGCTGCTTGA
- a CDS encoding isocitrate/isopropylmalate dehydrogenase family protein, with amino-acid sequence MTSQGAVDPRDRRPQRIAVLPGDGIGRDVTAEAVKVIEAAAERWSLPLELVHEPWSADHYLATGVSIPPGTLERYRDEFAAIFIGAYGDPRIPDMRHAADILLGTRFNLDLYINFRPCKLLDARLCPLKDKREADVDFFVFRENTEGAYVGVGGFFKKGTADEVAVQEEIHTRKGVERIIRAAFEWAVANGRSKVCMADKSNVMRFGHDLWQRVFAAVAGEFPSIASSHMFVDALAMQLVRAPEQFEVIVTNNMFGDILTDLGSALQGGLGVAASANLHPGRTSMFEPVHGSAPKHAGTGRANPVGAVLSAGLMLDTLGHAEAAREIEAAVTAALRAGECTVDLGGTLTTSQLGDRLARAIAAPAAARR; translated from the coding sequence ATGACTTCACAAGGTGCGGTCGATCCCCGCGATCGCCGTCCGCAGCGCATCGCGGTGCTGCCCGGCGACGGCATCGGACGGGACGTGACGGCGGAAGCGGTGAAGGTGATCGAAGCTGCGGCGGAGCGCTGGAGCCTGCCGCTCGAGCTGGTTCACGAACCCTGGAGCGCCGATCACTATCTCGCCACCGGCGTGAGCATTCCCCCGGGCACGCTCGAGCGCTACCGCGACGAGTTTGCCGCGATCTTCATCGGCGCCTACGGCGATCCGCGGATCCCCGACATGCGGCACGCCGCCGACATCCTGCTCGGCACGCGCTTCAACCTCGATCTCTACATCAACTTCCGCCCCTGCAAGCTGCTCGACGCGCGGCTCTGTCCGCTCAAGGACAAGCGCGAGGCCGACGTCGACTTCTTCGTCTTCCGCGAGAACACCGAAGGGGCCTATGTCGGCGTCGGCGGCTTCTTCAAGAAGGGCACGGCCGACGAGGTGGCGGTGCAGGAAGAGATCCACACGCGCAAGGGCGTCGAGCGCATCATCCGGGCCGCCTTCGAGTGGGCCGTCGCCAACGGGCGGAGCAAGGTGTGCATGGCCGACAAGTCGAACGTCATGCGCTTCGGGCACGACCTCTGGCAGCGCGTCTTCGCCGCGGTGGCGGGCGAGTTCCCGTCGATCGCCTCGTCGCACATGTTCGTCGACGCCCTGGCGATGCAACTGGTGCGAGCGCCCGAGCAGTTCGAGGTGATCGTGACCAACAACATGTTCGGCGACATCCTCACCGACCTCGGATCGGCGCTGCAGGGCGGACTGGGGGTGGCCGCCTCGGCCAACCTCCATCCCGGACGGACGTCGATGTTCGAGCCGGTGCACGGTTCGGCGCCGAAGCACGCCGGCACCGGACGCGCCAATCCGGTGGGTGCGGTGCTCTCCGCCGGACTGATGCTCGACACGCTGGGCCACGCCGAGGCGGCACGCGAGATCGAGGCCGCGGTGACCGCGGCGCTCCGTGCCGGCGAGTGCACGGTCGACCTCGGCGGTACCCTCACCACGTCGCAGCTCGGTGACCGGTTGGCGCGGGCGATCGCCGCGCCGGCCGCCGCTCGTCGCTGA
- the xerD gene encoding site-specific tyrosine recombinase XerD: protein MARGGATRQPVRRSGRATVFRVKVSEAPWRRLLSAFVEALELERGLSPRTASAYLGDLVRLGDDLERLGVDPLGANAADLAAHLRRLRGRAIAPRSVNRALAAIRGYYAYLVGRGERADDPSLPLLAQRTLRHLPEVLDEGQVEALLGAPEVTEPAGLRDRAMIELLYATGLRVSELVGLRLVQLRLDSGFLLAFGKGEKERVVPVGEAAEEWLRRYLREVRPQLARGRHDAVFVNRRGAAMTRQGFWKLLRDYGRAVGIADLHPHALRHSFATHLLEHGADLRAVQTMLGHADISTTEIYTHVHSERLKRVYDRFHPRA, encoded by the coding sequence CTGGCTCGAGGCGGAGCGACGCGACAACCCGTTCGTCGGTCGGGACGCGCGACCGTTTTTCGCGTGAAGGTTTCCGAGGCGCCCTGGCGCCGGCTCCTGTCGGCGTTCGTCGAGGCGCTCGAGCTCGAGCGGGGGTTGTCGCCGCGCACCGCCTCGGCCTATCTCGGCGATCTCGTGCGGCTCGGCGACGATCTCGAGCGGCTCGGCGTCGACCCGCTCGGCGCAAACGCGGCCGACCTCGCGGCGCACCTGCGCCGGCTTCGCGGGCGGGCGATCGCGCCGCGATCGGTGAATCGGGCGCTGGCGGCAATCCGTGGCTACTACGCCTACCTCGTCGGCCGGGGCGAGCGTGCGGACGACCCGTCACTCCCGTTGCTCGCCCAGCGAACGCTGCGCCACCTGCCCGAGGTGCTCGACGAGGGACAGGTCGAGGCGTTGCTCGGGGCGCCGGAGGTCACCGAGCCGGCGGGCCTGCGGGATCGCGCGATGATCGAGCTGCTCTATGCCACGGGCCTCCGCGTCTCCGAGCTCGTCGGCTTACGGCTCGTCCAGCTCCGCCTCGACAGCGGCTTCCTGCTCGCCTTCGGCAAAGGGGAGAAGGAGCGCGTCGTCCCGGTGGGCGAGGCCGCCGAGGAGTGGTTGCGCCGCTATCTGCGCGAGGTGCGACCGCAGCTCGCGCGCGGTCGTCACGACGCCGTCTTCGTCAACCGGCGGGGCGCGGCGATGACGCGCCAGGGATTCTGGAAACTGCTGCGCGACTACGGGCGCGCCGTCGGGATCGCCGATCTCCATCCGCACGCCCTGCGCCACAGCTTCGCCACCCATCTGCTGGAGCACGGCGCCGACCTGCGCGCGGTGCAGACGATGCTGGGGCACGCCGACATCTCGACGACCGAGATCTACACCCACGTCCACAGCGAACGACTCAAGCGGGTCTATGACCGATTCCATCCCCGCGCCTGA